The Peribacillus simplex genome contains the following window.
AAAGAAGAACAATCTTACCACTCAGTTTAACTTTTGATCACCGAGTACTTGACGGAGCACCTGCTTCTGCCTTTTTACAAACACTAAAAAGGTATTTAGAAGAGCCGATCACCGTGATTTTATAGAAAGGTAGGGAAAGCACTTGAATCGTATAGCCATTATAGGCGGAGGTCCTGCTGGGTATGTAGCGGCAATCACTGCTGCCCAGCAGGATAAGGAGGTCATATTGGTAGTCGATGGTCCATTAGGTGGAACCTGTTTAAACGAAGGGTGCATGCCAACGAAGTCACTATTGGAAAGTGCCGATACGTATGAATTGGTGAAAAATGCTGGCCAAATGGGAATTCGGCTCTCCCCCAATTCCATTGAAGTCGATTGGGAAACCGTTCAGGAACGTAAAAAAGATGTCGTAACTAAACTGTTGAATGGCATTCAATATTTAATGAAAAAGAATAAAATAAAAGTCATTCAGGGAAGAGCGTCAATCCTTTCGAGCCATCGTCTGAGGATCGAGAACGGAAATAAGAATGAAGAGATTGAAGCTAGTAAGGTCATCATTTCAACTGGGTCTGAACCGATTCCATTACCTTTTGCGCCGTTTGATGGAGAATGGATCATCCACAGTGGTCAAGCCATGTCACTTCCTGCTATTCCAGCTTCGTTACTAATTATCGGAGGCGGAGTCATCGGATGTGAATTTGCCAGTATTTATAGTAGGATGGGCACCAAGGTAACAGTTATCGAGATGGGGGAAAAGCTGCTTCCAGAGGAAGATGATGATATCTCGAGCATCTTGCATAAAGAATTGAAAAGCCAAGGCGTGACAGTCCATACCTCCACATCTGTAAAAAATATCAATTCAACTAGTAAGACGGTGTTTTTGGAGAAAAGCAATGGGGAATTGGAAGATTTTCATGCTGATTACGTACTCGTATCAATAGGGAGAAAACCAAGAGTGCACGGGATGAACCTAGAGGGAAACGGTATTGATTTTTCCCGAATTGGCATCTCGGTGAATGATCGAATGCAAACAAGCAATCCCTCAATTTATGCCTGTGGTGATGTGATCGGGGGTATACAACTTGCCCATGTTGCTTTTCATGAAGGGCGGGTGGCGGCTCTGAATGCCTGTGGTCAATTTACACAAGTTAATTACCGGGCAATCCCTCGCTGCATTTACACCTCCCCGGAGATTGCCAGTGTAGGCTTGACGGAAAGAGAAGCGCGTAAAAAATATGGAGGGATTAATGTTGGGGAGTTTGCTTTTTCAGCAAATGGGAAAGCCGCCATTTCCAATAAACCGGCAGGAAAGGTCAAAGTCCTTGTAAACCCTCAATATAATGAGATTTTAGGCTTTTCCATCGTTGGTCAACATGCAACGGAATTGATCGGTCAAGGAACAATCATGCTGCATGCGGAAATAACGGCAGAAATGATGGAAGATTTAGTGGCGGCGCATCCAACCTTGTCGGAATCCATCCATGAAGCTCTTTTAAATGTTGTAGGTCAAGCAGTACATTCTTAAAACTATTCATGTAACATAAGGGGGATTTTGTATGGCTAGCGGTCATCGAACGGCGGTAGTCACTGGTGCAGGACGTGGTATCGGACGTGCCATTGCTTTAAGATTAGCTCAAGATGGATTGAATGTGGTGATTAACGACGTCAATCTGGAAACGGCAAAATCGGTCGTAAATGAGATTAGGGAACTTGGACGTGAAAGCTTTGCCATTAAAGCAGATGTAAGCAATAGACGGGAAGTATTCGAAATGGTTGATCAAGTGGTGGAACGTTTTGGACAACTGGATGTAATGGTTTCAAATGCAGGAATAGCTCAAATAAAGCCGTTATTGGAAGTAACTCAAGCAGACCTTGAACAGATTTTCAAGATAAATGTCAATGGTGTCCTTTATTGCCTGCAAGCCGCTGCTGAACAAATGAAAAAGCAAGAAGGCGGGAAAATTATTAGTGCTGCCAGCATTGCCAGTTTTAAAGGCTTTAGCTTGCTTGGTACATACTCAGCCACAAAATTTGCCGTGAGAGGCCTTACACAAGCGGCAGCACAGGAATTGGCCCAGTTTGGCATCACGGTGAATGCATACTGTCCAGGAATTGTCGGGACGCAAATGTGGGATTTAATCGATGAAAAAATGGGGCATTATATGAATCTTGAAAAAGGGGAAACATTCAAAAAGTTTACTGATTCCATAGCCTTAGGACGCTCCGAAACCCCAGAAGATGTTGCCAAGTTCGTATCATATCTTGCTTCACCTGATTCTGATTATATGACAGGTCAATCCATCATGATTGATGGGGGTGTCCTTTTTTCATAAGCTAGCAAATATAAGGATCGATAGAGAAGCTTCATGTGAATAATCACATGAAGCTTTTTTAGTAAACTCAATCAATATATTGTAAGCGGATACATAATCTACTATAATTAAATGGACCTCGATTAACATCCTTATTTATAACTCCATGGTATTTTTCCGCTAGATTTACTAAGTGTATTTTCATTTTTGAAGGTTCAAACCAAATGATTAGAGGAGGATTATATGCTGTCCACTAGTTGTTATCTACGTACATGGGAACGCTTTATCAGTGAAGGTGTTCTAGATTCAAATCGTCTGAACAAGCGAATAATGGAATCTTGGCATCGTTGCAAAAAAGATCAAGTCAACCCGTACCTTAATAAAGGCAAGCACATATTGACAAGTGAATTATTGGACATTCAAAAGGAAAAAAACTCATTCCTATTAGAATTGGCATCACCCCAATTATCAAGGATGAATCAATCTATAAAAGAATCGGGAATGATGGCTTTATTAGTCGATCCCGATGGATATGTCCTATCACTTTCCGGAAACGAGAAAATCCTCAATGAGGCAGGCAAAATAAATTTTGTGGAGGGTGTACGCTGGACGGAGGGTGAGGTCGGAACGAACGCAATTGGAACAGCTTTGAAAACGGGTGAAGCCGTCATGATCCAAGGTACTGAACACTATTCCATTGCTTCACATAAATGGAGTTGCTCTGCTATGCCCATTTTAAATGAAGACGGGAAGATATTAGGCGTTTTGGATATATCGTGTCCAGTAGAATATTCCCATCCTTCCATGCTGGGGATGGTAGCCAATTTAGCGTATACGATCGAACAGGAAATGGGAGTGCGTTCCTATAAAAAGGAGCTGGAACTGATCCAGCACTCAATAGAACTTGCAGAAACCTATCCAGATCGTTTCTTTATCGTTTGTAATCATAAAGAAATGATCATATCCGCCAGCAAACTGGTTCGCAAAAAAATCCCTCAATCCATTGGCATGGCATTGGCCGATCTATTAAATCATGGCTATCGAATCGTTAAGGAAAACTTGCTTCTATCTAAAGAAGATAATAGGATTTCCGGTAAGTATTTACTCTTATCTGAAAATCATGGTCATAAAACCAATAGGCTTTTTCCTGCTTCAATGCCATCTGAAGTGTTTGACTTCAAGGGAGAAAGCGGGATTAGCGAATCCTTTCAAAACACATTGCAGAAAATGAAGCTTGTTGCACCGACAGAAGCTAATGTGTGCATATTTGGTGAAACTGGGGTCGGAAAAGAGCTTATTGCCATGGCTATCCATGAAAATGGCTCTCGAAAAAATGGACCGTTCATCACTATAAATTGCGGTGCCATCCCTAAAGATTTAATGGAGAGTGAACTATTCGGTTATGTTGATGGTGCATTTACAGGGGCTAAACGGCAAGGGCACAAAGGGAAGTTCGAGCAGGCGAATGGAGGGACCATTTTTCTTGATGAAATTGGTGAAATCCCACTAGCTATGCAAGTTGCCTTACTGCGTTTACTTCAGGAAAGAAAAATCGTTCCGATCGGTGGTACCAAAAGCATTTCATTGGATATTCGCATTATCACTGCAACACACCGTAATCTTGAAGAGCTTGTCAATGATGGGTCCTTTCGTCAAGATTTATATTATCGATTGAACGTTTACCCCATTCATGTACCCTCCTTAAGGGAAAGAATCGAAGACATTTCTTATCTAGTCAACTACTTGTGTTTAAAGAATGATTGGAATATTCCATTAACGGAAGAGTTAATGAAGCGATTAAAGGATTACAATTGGCCAGGCAATATAAGGGAGCTACAGAATGTACTCCAGCGATTGACCATCTTACTCGCGGAAGGACCTCTGGATTATATTCAAGTGTTGAATTCCATGCATTCACTGCCCAGTGCCCGGCATGATGATATCCCTTCATTGAAGGAAGGCGGTAAAAAATGCATCAAGGGGAATGAACTGACGATCCGTGAAAAAATCCAACGGGATCTAATGTTAGAGGCATTACAAAGATCAAGAGGAAATGTCACCGCTGCAGCAAAGTTTATGGATATACCAAGAAGTACATTTTACAAGCGGCTCCATAAGTATGGTTTATAGACAGGCCAATGTACATTATGTAAGAAAGGATTAAGGGAAATCCGTGAAAATTGAAAGTGGTCAATTAATGCCGTCGGTAAAGAAGAGGACAAACTTGAAAGTGGGACTGATAAAAAAAGTAATGGCCGTCAAAGAATTTTTAAAACAAATCGTCCAAGAAGCAACAATCTCGTTTGAATTCATCCAAAGCCGGATCAAATCCATTTGAACATGAATTTCCCATATTTCAAAATGGAACATGAGATCACAAGTGATTCCATGTTCCATTTTTTTCTGATGTATATTGTTCTTAGGCTTCTAACGACATACAGCAACGTAATTGAAGTAATGAATGTGAAGGATCTACCAACAATCTCACTACCTTAATGTAAAACATAACATTTATATAGAGACTCCTAAAAAGCATTAAATGTCGTGCAAATTCACTTTAAAAGCTTCTCAGTAACTTTACTGGTCCATAAATAAAAGGGAATATATTAATTATGCCAATAACCTTGCTATTTACTTAAATAGGGAGGTCCTGGTTATGTAACTGAACTAGCTATGTATTAATCCGTTGTATGCAGGCTAATATCTAGGCAAGTAAAGACCAATTGTAATATATATTCACTCACTTAAAAATAAATGGTGCACAGTTTAAAATAGCTACCAATTATCATTTTACCAAGATAAATGTGCTAGAACTTATTAAGTTAATGAATCAAGACTGTCATATTAATCTTACTATGCTCTTTAAGCTGCTGAACTTTATCCTAAATAAAAAAATGAAATTAATCGTAACGGAAATAAACGATATAAATTCCATTTGAGTAAGTATGGAATTAAAGCTGTATGTAATCTTATTAATAACAGAACGGATTCGATATTTAATGGCTAATTCTTTTATTTTAACGACTGGAGGGAATCATGTGGCATAGACGACCCTATGATTATTTTTGGTAGGAAAGCGGTACATTGGAGAGATTCGTCGTAAAATTAAATTATATTTATATAATTTAATCGAAATGTAACCCCGGGATTTTTCTCATTTCTCCATTATATTTATATATTAATATAATAAAATGAGGAGAGGCAGGATGGTTATATAGGAAATGTACCGTTTGCATAGAATATGTAGATATTGAATCGTATTTCTCGGCTTAAAAAAGGGTCTATGAAAGAAAAGGATAAGCAAAATGAAGGAAAAGATTGGTTGGACACTAGCTATAGCTGCGCTTTTGATAGGTGGGGGAATAATTTATTATTTCATTAATTTATCACTATACGAAACTACAGAAGGTTTATATGAGGTCCCTGTACCTAAAAATGCTAAGCTTGTAATGGAAAATGAACACGGGAAAAATTATGAGTGGTCAAGGGCGTCGGAAGAAAACGGCATACCATATGGTTATGAATTAGCCCTTAAAGCGAATGGATGGAAAAAGGGAGAAAGAGAAGGCGCTTCCGTTTTTTACACAAAGGGTCAGCAGAAAATAGATGTAATTTCTACAACGAAGCATTTAGATATCCTGAGAGTGAATTGACTAGTAGGTAAATGCTAACTAAAGTGCTTTAATGGAGTAAATCACGACTATAAAATAATTCTTCGCGAAAAAATCACATTATATATGCTATTAACAGAAAATTATAAGGAACAACTAAAAAATAGCCAATTAAATGACATTGAATATAATTAATTTAATTCATTATAAACCGTCAAATTTTAATAAAGATTAAAGATCTTTTTAAATTAGATAATATAACGACAGTCAATTAAATTTTTTTTAGAATAAGATGAATAATAATTGTTAGAATCGAAAATTCAATATTCGTCTCACTAAGTTAAGTATTCTTAAGATATGAGATAAAAATAACAATTAAAACACAACTTCCTATAATATATATTATGTAAACTAGAAACAAACATAATAGTACCAAGTGGTCACAGCCTTGTCCCCTAACTTGGTTCAATTGACTATAATATTCAATGCTACTTATAATAACACTCGGGGATTTTTCTATAAGTCGGCTAGGTCTCATAATCAATGGTTTCGAACATACTTCCTTGGGTTGGACTGAATAATGCCCAGTAGGTCTGATAATTATGAATTACGTTCAAGCTTCGGATGATTATCTCATGTACTTAGAAGTTGAGGGAAATTACTCCTCCTTGAACACATTAACTAGTTGCGAATTCGATTTGAAGCTCTACGGTGAGTTTTTAACTGCTAACAACTGATCATTGGACTTAGATGATCTCACATCGTCCAGTGTGCGGCGTTTTGTGCAAGGTCAGGTCATTAATCATGGTATTAAGCCAAGAACGCTACAACGCCGCATTTCGTGCTTAAAATCATTTAGTGAATATTGTTTAAAAGAAAATTACATGAAGTCTGACTTCACAGCAGTATTCAAGCACCTCAAGCAGATAAGAAATTACCTAAATATATGACCTTACAGGAGCTTCACAAATTATTTACCTATTTAGAACATGATCCGCGACCGCAAGAATTAGGAAGGAATTAATGTTTAAACTACACACAACAACAGGAATGAGACGTCAGGAATTAGTGGATGTAATATTTAATATTGGAGCAAGTTAATTTAGAAAATCAAACGATTTTAGTTCGAGGAAAAGGGAGAAAAGAACGCCTCCTCCCCCTTCATCCTATTGTCTTACCGTTATTTCAAGATAATCAAGAAACCCTTTTGGAGCAGCAAAAACATTACAATGAACCGATCTTTTCAAAAGGCTGTTTTCACATACTTTGTTCTATTTAGCAGGTAGTGAGTTGTGGTTGATTTCCCCTCCAGATGCTCCCGCAGGAGTCTAGCACTTCCGCTCCAATCAACCTTAAATAGTTTCGTTTTAAAAACAACAATCTTTACGAAAAGAGCCTTTCAAAAAAATAAGCCTTTAAATCTTCGTGGATTGCAAATTATTTAAGGAGATTCTAGAACGGACTGGCTTACCCGCTTACCGGTTTTCTCTTCATCATTTAAGGCGTACTTTTCTAGAAACATTCATTCTACACCATTCCCCGGTCTTGTTAAAGGCTCTGCTATATGCTTCTTGCGAAGAATAATCGTAATCAAAGGCAACGTCAATTATCTTCCTGTTATTTGCTAATCTTCCGTGGAAACAATCTTCAAAGTAGAATATAGCGCCTAATACTTATAGAGGTATCAATTTCTTTCTTTTGATATTTCTTGTGATATATAAAATTAAACATACACTACACTGCCAGGATAGTTGCGTTGCATTAAGAAAAAGCTATTTCCCCCTTAGATTCCATAAGCAAAGGCTGTTTTTTTTACGAGTTTCTTCTATGCTACTCACTATTATGTAAAGAAATTCGTGAAAATTGTTTACATAATACGGACTTTAAAAATAGGGAATTTTATAAAAAGTAACCCGTTCGTAAAAGTGTATTTTTACGAACGGTAAATTTGTTCTTTTGATAGCTGATTTGAAGCGGCGGGAACTTTTCGTGTCTTATAATTAATCATTTCTGAAGAGTAAATCATGATACTTACCATTCCTCCTTGCGTTGTAGCTTGGATTAGAATAGGTTGATTGTACTTGTTTTTAAAACTAAAATCAGGACCATACCAGCTTACTGTAGCATCGCGGCCAGATGGAACATACGGAACGCTCCTAGTATGGGAATAGCGTTGAGTTGTTTGCAACCCTGCATTGTCGATAGCATTAAATAGGGTGGATGACACCTGACAAATCCCTCCACCAATCCCTTCAGAAAACTCTCCTTTAACGATAACTCGAGCGAGCAAATACCCTTTATCTTCTGATCTCTTGCCAACGGCTTGGTTAAAAGAAAACACCTCTCCTGGAAACACGACATAATTATTAATGGCTTCTGTAGCAAGTGAGATATTATTTGAACGATTTTTGTTGTTCACATTAAAATAGGTTCTATATTCACCTATCTTTTTTTCACGAATCTCCGCAAGTAATTCGCTGTCAACTTTTGGATGAATAGCAAGCAAAGGTACTTCTAGTTTGTTTGCTCTACTTCTGTGCAAAAAGGAATAAAATAATTGCTCATTAAATGCTTGATGGTATAGCTTGTAACCTACTCGCCCAGGAAGAATATTACCTTGTTTGTCTATTGTGGCATTTACAGGTTTTTGGTACACTTGCTGGTCTATTTTTTTGACAAATTGATTGTATTTATCCAAGTCCATGATAGGAACATCTAGTAAGGGCATGGTAATATCAGAATGGTTGACACTGGCAATCGTTCGTCCTTCATGGGTTACCGATAAGCTTTCAGAAATATTCACTTGTTGAACGAATAGTAAAATTCCGGCAATCCATGTTAATCTCAATTGAATGCACCCCCATTATATTACTGCACCTTACTTCACAAATCCTATTTTAAGTCTTCATAGAGAAAATCTTGATCAATATACCAACGATCAGTCAAACTTTCCCTTCTGATCATAAAATGCATAACCTTTATTTCTTTGCCTTCTCTCTTCTTATAAATAGCTGCTTGAACGGGTACATCCACGAGAAAAAGCCCATTTAGTTGTTCAGGCGGTTGTCTTAAAGGGTCAACTACGCCAAAATATGTAATATCTTTAACAAGTTTATTGACACGATTAGGATGACTCGGATTTGATAAGGTCATTGCTAATAATTTCTGATTTTCTTGATTAATGGCAATGGTAAAAATACGTATAAGTTCATATGGACTTACCGTTTGTAGATAATCATCAAGCTTACCAGCCGCTTTCAATACCATTAATTTATGAGAAAGATCTTCGTTTTTCAAACGATGCGTAATGCTTCCAGAAAAATGAACACAGAAATGACCTGAAAAACCATTTTGTAGAGCACCAGCACCATGTGGCATTCCGTGCATAGATGCAGCAATCATTTGATTATTGATTAATACAATAATGGCTCTTCTATTCCAACTCCATTTATTATTATAAATTTTCTTCATGATTTGAGTATCTTCTTTGGTTAGTGGCTGTACATCGGCATGATGGCTACCTGCTCTTCGTTGAACCTTAAATGATAAACCAGTTTCAATATCAATAATGGTAAAATTTGTTTTATTAGGGATAATGCTGTTTACAATCTCCCAAGGTAACATCTCAATTTTAAAGTTTATTGGTACTTCTTCATCTTCCCATTCCATTGCATAGACCGAGTGATCGACCATTAAGACAATTATAAAAATAGCGATAATTACTTGATACAATTTATTGTTTTTCATTTGGTTTCTCCTGCAATTTTTCTTATTATTTCAGGACATAATCATTTGAATACCTTTGAATATTTGGAAATTCTTCAAATTAACTCCTCCCTGTTAATTTATGTTCTAAACACGGGGTTTGGTGGAATCAGCTATAAAGGCTTAAAAAGACTCAATCATATTAATGTTGATGGTCGAATAAGTACTTTTTGATATCCCTAATCTGAATAACTTAGAAACTACACAAGATGCCATGATTCAATCTTTGGAGAATAGCATTGAGAAAATTAAAAGCTAAAATGGATTGTTTCACGCCCATTTTTTTGATATCTTGCTGGATCTCTATGTTGGAAATTATACTATTAACAACATGGAATAAGAGGGATAGTCAGTGAATAGAAACCGGAATGAAGAAGAACTGTATAGATTAAACTCCCAAAACCATATCCAGTCACAGAGGGCTTAAAAGGCCTATATATTACATGATGAAGTCTGACTTCGCAGCAAGTATTCAAGCTACTTAAAGCAGATAAAATTCATCTTAATATAGCCCTTACAGAAGCAGAAATTATTTACCCATTAGACATGATCCGCGATCCCAATGAATTAGTGTTTAATTACTTGCACCAAGAGGAATGAGAAGTCAAGAATTAGTGGATTTAACATGGGGGAAATACATTTAGTTCAAGGAAAAGGGAAAAAAACCACCCCTCTCCCTTAATCCCAATTCCTTAACGGTATTTCAAGACTATTTAGAAATTCTTTTTGAGTAACAAACATAATAGTAAACCGACCTTTAATATAAAAAACTAAGCCTTTAAATTATCGTGGATTGCACAAAATATTTAAAGAGAATTTAGAAAGAGCTGGTCTACCCGCTTTCATTAGTACCTACATTCCATTTAACCCAGGTAACATAACACCCAATAAAATCAAGTCGATTCCAGATTTCAATGAGGTTTCTATTCCTGATTTACCGTTATGTTCTACAATGACTTTATTACCCTCAAACTGAATTTCATCCTCGAATACAGGAATATGTATTTTCAATTCAATACTTTTCAATTACAAGTCTTAACATTTCAAACAACAAGAAGATAAATGATATCCAGACACCGCCATATACATATCCACCCAAAATATCACTTGGAAGTAATTCGGTCGATGCAATATTTGCAATTGTTAACCACACTAATAATAATAACCCAATTAATGGAATGAATATGGAAGTATATTTTTTTTTCGAATGACGAATAAGTAAAAATAAGCATGTTCCATAAATGATTATTGTAATAGTGGCATTTATATCAGGAAAATTTGAGGAATGATACTTCCCCACGAACCGTAATGATTGGAGATAGGAAAAAATCTGCATAATTGATTCATGAAACAGCCTAGCTCCTAAAATCGAAACGATAAGTAAAAGATACTCAAGCAGCCTATTTCTTCTCTTCCTCCAAATGCGGATGACCGTTACACCAATAATTACTCCAAGTACATAAGGGGATTGAAATACTAACAACCCTTTCATCCAACTCATATATATTGAAGAATCCACTATATATACAGCAATTTCATTAAACTGAGTAAACTCATTATTTAAATAGTCTTGAGCCATCCCCAGCATCAAGGTCACCATACCGATTAA
Protein-coding sequences here:
- a CDS encoding sigma-54-dependent Fis family transcriptional regulator, whose translation is MLSTSCYLRTWERFISEGVLDSNRLNKRIMESWHRCKKDQVNPYLNKGKHILTSELLDIQKEKNSFLLELASPQLSRMNQSIKESGMMALLVDPDGYVLSLSGNEKILNEAGKINFVEGVRWTEGEVGTNAIGTALKTGEAVMIQGTEHYSIASHKWSCSAMPILNEDGKILGVLDISCPVEYSHPSMLGMVANLAYTIEQEMGVRSYKKELELIQHSIELAETYPDRFFIVCNHKEMIISASKLVRKKIPQSIGMALADLLNHGYRIVKENLLLSKEDNRISGKYLLLSENHGHKTNRLFPASMPSEVFDFKGESGISESFQNTLQKMKLVAPTEANVCIFGETGVGKELIAMAIHENGSRKNGPFITINCGAIPKDLMESELFGYVDGAFTGAKRQGHKGKFEQANGGTIFLDEIGEIPLAMQVALLRLLQERKIVPIGGTKSISLDIRIITATHRNLEELVNDGSFRQDLYYRLNVYPIHVPSLRERIEDISYLVNYLCLKNDWNIPLTEELMKRLKDYNWPGNIRELQNVLQRLTILLAEGPLDYIQVLNSMHSLPSARHDDIPSLKEGGKKCIKGNELTIREKIQRDLMLEALQRSRGNVTAAAKFMDIPRSTFYKRLHKYGL
- a CDS encoding acetoin reductase, whose amino-acid sequence is MASGHRTAVVTGAGRGIGRAIALRLAQDGLNVVINDVNLETAKSVVNEIRELGRESFAIKADVSNRREVFEMVDQVVERFGQLDVMVSNAGIAQIKPLLEVTQADLEQIFKINVNGVLYCLQAAAEQMKKQEGGKIISAASIASFKGFSLLGTYSATKFAVRGLTQAAAQELAQFGITVNAYCPGIVGTQMWDLIDEKMGHYMNLEKGETFKKFTDSIALGRSETPEDVAKFVSYLASPDSDYMTGQSIMIDGGVLFS
- the lpdA gene encoding dihydrolipoyl dehydrogenase, with protein sequence MNRIAIIGGGPAGYVAAITAAQQDKEVILVVDGPLGGTCLNEGCMPTKSLLESADTYELVKNAGQMGIRLSPNSIEVDWETVQERKKDVVTKLLNGIQYLMKKNKIKVIQGRASILSSHRLRIENGNKNEEIEASKVIISTGSEPIPLPFAPFDGEWIIHSGQAMSLPAIPASLLIIGGGVIGCEFASIYSRMGTKVTVIEMGEKLLPEEDDDISSILHKELKSQGVTVHTSTSVKNINSTSKTVFLEKSNGELEDFHADYVLVSIGRKPRVHGMNLEGNGIDFSRIGISVNDRMQTSNPSIYACGDVIGGIQLAHVAFHEGRVAALNACGQFTQVNYRAIPRCIYTSPEIASVGLTEREARKKYGGINVGEFAFSANGKAAISNKPAGKVKVLVNPQYNEILGFSIVGQHATELIGQGTIMLHAEITAEMMEDLVAAHPTLSESIHEALLNVVGQAVHS
- a CDS encoding VanW family protein; the protein is MRLTWIAGILLFVQQVNISESLSVTHEGRTIASVNHSDITMPLLDVPIMDLDKYNQFVKKIDQQVYQKPVNATIDKQGNILPGRVGYKLYHQAFNEQLFYSFLHRSRANKLEVPLLAIHPKVDSELLAEIREKKIGEYRTYFNVNNKNRSNNISLATEAINNYVVFPGEVFSFNQAVGKRSEDKGYLLARVIVKGEFSEGIGGGICQVSSTLFNAIDNAGLQTTQRYSHTRSVPYVPSGRDATVSWYGPDFSFKNKYNQPILIQATTQGGMVSIMIYSSEMINYKTRKVPAASNQLSKEQIYRS